agaaagaggagagtgaAGAAAGCAGAGtaagaaggaagagagagaagaaaaaggagaaagaCACAAAAAGACCGAgccatagagaaagagagagagggagaggaagaggaagagggagggagggcgagagagcagCAGTGGGACTGGCGCCAGCTCACCCCACCCTTGCTGCTTCCTGCAGAATGAGGAGTGCTGCATTTCCTGAGGGCAATGCAgaggacgaggaagaggaggCCCGCTCCTGCCAGGGTCCTGGTTGACCAAACacagagcagacagagagacatagagtgctgagagagagagagacagcgtgctgagagagagagagagagagagagagagagagagagagagagagagagagagagagagagagagagagagagagacactgatgAGCAGCAGTGCTTCCCGTGATGCCACTTGTGTCCGGTGTCCTCCTCGGCCTTCAGCTGTAAAGCATCACAGAACTGGTGGGACTGGAATGgaaatgtatcttttttttttttttttgcttgcaaCACTTTCACTAATATCATCCAGTTTCTACCAGCCTTTTCTGTGGTCATGCTGTTTGTTCTGGATCGGGGGGGGGCGCTTAAGGCCATAGCATCGCGTGACCCTCTGCAATGTGCAATGTAGATGAAAATCGAGCTCTGAATAATGTACAAAATGTTAAATTTGAGAATTTGTTTATTGAAGTAGGCACAGGAAAAGGGTGCATTAGTTTTGTCATTTTAACGTCATCTCGTGCTGTAAACTCGCATATAACTTTCTCATTCTGAGCTAACAAGTGTGAAACACCACTGAATTACACCAAAGTGTGCGTTGTAGGTTTTATTCATTGGCTTGAGAACGAGTGTCGGAGTGATAGAGGAGCGAGTTGCTATTCAGGCCTTGCAGGTATGCTGCAGCTCCGGGGGGAATGACAGCGATAAGAGGAACCTCTCTGGGGATGGAAGATTAGTGTGGAACCATTACCTAAGCGCTGTAAAATGCCACTAATGGCTTCGCAAAGAGTAGAGCTCAGCGGTAAGACACATATAAACCAAGACCCCTAACACCACACATACCAGTACAGTTACTACCTTACAGCGAAAGAGATCTGGCAGAACCAGCCAATGGCAATGAGAGACGGTGGACCTCGTCTGCCTGTTTTCTGCACAACACACTTGGATTCTGTTATCTTTTAACTTGTTTTGTAGCTAGCTCCACTTTCTGTCCATTGACTGACTGGTTTGCGAGCTAATCGGGTGACGTTGCATGTCAACATTGGAACTGAATACCTTTAACTGAGGTGTTAATGGTATTCAAACCACTGCTCAGAAGTTTGTAACTTTTGTTTGAGCGTCTATGAAAACTGAAAAAGTGTATCGAGTCTGTAACCTGCGGTTACCGAATAATCATCAAGACGTTATTGGATGGAAGCCCGTTCTTGTAACTTGAACCCCGGTACCCTGACAGACACTATGTTTACACAACCAGGAGGAACAAATGAACATACACCAGCAGATCCATTAAAAATTTATTGAAGTTTGATGGCAGATGAAATCATAGGTGAGATAAGAAAAAATAAATACCCTTGCATAGATCAGAGACCATGCCTTTGTCATCACCTGACAAACTGCACACATCGTCACATAATCCTTGTCGAACTCAATAATACGAAGGATGAAGACCGGATAACACAGCAGAGTTTGGTAATGCGTATGGTTGGAAAAACAAGAACGGATGTTATAACATTCCCTTTGTGTCTCTGAGCTGCTTCAAAATGGGCCGGCTTTCCTATATAGTGCACTCAGTCACATTCTCATTTGCATGCTTGTTGTTATTCATGTCAGTAACAGTTTGTTGTTGGACTTCTATGTCTCATCGAGATCTTCTCGTCAGTGGTTAGCCTCCACTGCTGTACGCCGAGTGAAGAGAAGCTTGTGGTCAATGAGGTATACAAGTACCCTATCCCCACATACCAGAACAGGCACATTTCCCTCATACAACCTGAGTTGCAAATTCTTGTCGAGACCTTTTAGCGAAAAAGAAGGCCTTATGAACCGATAGAGTATAAAGGAAGTTGTATGGCACGGGCCCTGTTCAGACACTGGTAGCATGTTTCACAGAATACAGCATCCAAACAGACCAAGACCAGAAAGTTCTCTGCATGGACGAGCTCTTCAGAAAGAATATTTCAGTCCTAGCCTAGAGATAGACTGTGAGAAACTAGCCCTTACTGGTCCATGTTCACATTCTGAGTAGATGTTAAGCAGAACCTGTCCATCACAGACAGGCGCTGGGTGTTTGCTGGGATTACCAACGCTATCGTAGTACTACGTGTAGTACTAACATGCTTTTTGGAGTATCCAGCAGAAGACACGTTTGAAAACAGATTTTAAACAGGGCCTTGTTGAAGCCTTTGTGCAGATGAAAGCATGGGTTCTTCAAATGATGCAACCGTTTTATAGTTGATCCGCAGTTTGAAAGGCAAAGCTCATGCAGTCTTCCGCTGACCATGCAGTTTTTGCAGTAAGAGGGTTGCTGTTAGAGATATGTGTCCAGGCTATACATTGACAGTTGTTGGTTCAGAGATGAAATTTTGTAAAATGTTTACATGGTGTTTGtttgtatatataaaaaaaatgttggtCTTAATGCGAATACACTTGTTTTCCATGTCATTTAGTGTACAGTAATTTGTCATAATAGTTTCATCATCATGGCTTGCAGAAGGAACATACGGTTTGATAATTCTCTACATGGCATGTTCTTCCTAAAACAATCCATTGTATTACAGtaccacaagaaaaaaaaatgggacaCAAAGAACACATAAAATTTGATTCATCGGTTTTAATAATTGCAATATATAGACGTTGCTTTTTCCTATTTTAGCTAAAGTGACATTAAGTTTTTAATACATTTAAAGACTTTTTTCTCCCTTAGTTTATTTACGTTTGAATACTTGTGTATCTGAGACCTTCTCGCTCGTGTTCATGTGTACAGAAGCGCAACGTTTAAATCACAAGGCTAaactaatgcaaaaaaaaaaaaatgaaaaaaacaataTTAGGCACCTTCACTGACTCTCCCTAGCTTTTCACACACAAGCAGCACACATCCACTACGTCCGGTGGGTTGATGGTAGCATTCTTCTGAGTGCATTATGGGCCGCTCCTTTGGGACTGTGCTATAAACTTTGCCTTGCCCCTTCATCAACCTCGGTTCCTGACTGGCAAACAACTCCAGTTAGACCCTGGCAAGTCATTGAGGGCTGCCACTGATTTTCATCCCTATATTTGGCTTTTTTAACGGGTTTCTCTCACCACACAATGTGTAGACCTCGACGTCTGACCTCACTGACCTTAAGAAAATCACAAGCAGAAGGTTGAGCGGTTGGTACATAAACAGCCCTGTCATGGATATCTGGCAAGTGAATGCAGATTCTGCATCATtcaaaatagattcatttttttctattttacaAAAAGCATCTAAGAAACAGGTATCTGTTAttctattgctgtaagaacacaTGTTCTGTTGGGTAATTGAATGCATAGCACCATACATAGATTGCCCTCACTGCAAGAGTAGTGATGACACTGGTTCTGCGAGGGGGCATCTTGTGTTTTCTTTTAGCCTCACTTTAAACTGTTTGATGAAGGACATGTTACACAGATTACGAGTCATCCTAAACCTAAACCTCAATTACAGGAGGAACTCACATGACAAAGTATACTATATCTATTACCTGATCATTGGCTATATCTATACCTATGTATGTGCATGAAACTATGTTTGCTATACTTTCTGGATCTTCCTAGCTTTATTATTACATGACCGGGTGCTGGGATTTTGTTGGTGGCTGTGCATTTTATGTCCTTCCTTGGGTGAAACCCTATGGTATTTGAAAATCCCTGACACAAAAgtgaaattttttttgtttttttgcaatcaTAAGTCAATGACATCTAGGAAGGCCTTTGAATAGTCACACTACAAAAACAGTCCATCTTAACAAGTCATCTCTGCCCAGATTCAGTCTCAACTCCTAATAAGAGAACATTTCCTCTAATGTTAGGGGACGGTTCAACATCTGTGAAGTTTTGTTGGTGTGGTGACACAAGCCAGAATAAGACAGATCACTCCAGTTCTTATCGAGCAGATTAGCAGAGAAAGCCAGTGTAAGTATCTCACCTCCTTATCACTTGTTGGATGGACATTGAGATTGTGAGGCTGTGTTCACACCCTACATGTTTGGTAACGAGTTTGGCGCAGTTTAAACAAACTCTGGTATATTTGTCTTTTACGTCTGGTTCATATGGGCTGGTGACAACTGTAATTTTGACCCACTTCAAGTGGACTGAGGTGTGGTTTCTTTGTGGTGTGAATGCTATTGGTACCAAATTAAGGAAATGATGCAAACTTAATGCCTGGTCATATATTTACACTTGTACTTATCAAACTATATATTTAAGAGACATTTCACCTCATCATTTGTCCACGTTTGCCCTTAACTCCTTTCGTTAATACTTGGGAAAATCCCCAACATCAATTTTGCTCATTTCTTGAATTCCAGCGGTACAGGGCAGGATGATCACTAAAGCTGGCCAATGAAATGAGTGTCTGGTTAGTCCGTCTGACTTTggtgcatttaaaaaaaacaaaaaacagtgagAACTTTAAGCAGACCAAACGCAAAATTCAAAAAGCAACTTTCCCGCCAATTGGTTTAGGCCAAAGAAATGGATTAGAGGCGTGAACACAGCCTATGACTCGGGACAAGACTGACTTGTTAAGAGAGAACTTCTCTGCAGCAGCCTGAGGCAGACACTCGTCCTCTTCAGCGATACAGTACGAAGATCAGTACCAAACCAAAAAATCAGTACCAAACCAAAAAATCAGTACCAAACCAAAAAATCAGTACCAAATAAAAAGAccagtaccaaaaaaaaaaatcagtaccaAATAAAAAGATCAGTACCAAACCAAAAAATCAGTACCAAACCAAAAGCACATACCGAAACCGACACTCCCCAAAATCTAGCTAGGGATAACGAAACAATCTGGAACTTGATTCATAGAATCATAGAAAAGGAGCTCAACAAACTGCATGAGCTTGCGTCACCAGGCAATGTGTGATGGCAACAGGACAATAATGGAGGTCCTCTATGAGCACCACAACGGGTGTCCTCTGTACCAAGAAAAACAAGCAAGACAGTGGAGAAGGGCTGAGTTTGGAGGAAATTTTAACAGGGTCTTACAGGCTGAGCTCTAAATCAGACAAGAAAAGAACAAAAGAGCATACAGTACATTTCAACCCAATGACTTGCAATCAGTTGGACGAACTAGTCATGATACCGAGTATAAAGTAACATGGATGGGGATTTTCAAGTAGTGTCATTATGCTTTATCTCACTAAATTATCATCAGTTGGTCTGTCTACGCCAACACACTGACAATAAATACACTTTTCAGAAGGTATGGGCCACAAAGAACGACACCTCATGAGCCGAATGAGTTGAACAACTGAACAAACCAATTGTGCAAAGAGAGTGACAGCACTTGACATGCTTCATAATGCTTAAAGATTGCAATAGGACAGATTTATAAACTCTATCAAACTTCTCTGAAGCCTTTCCCCGACAGATGAAAATGAACAACACATTCAGGCATATTCCTTATGATACAACAGTGACATGTTTAGGCCATTGTTTCAAAGAAAACAACGCATAAAACAATCTATCCCATCATGTTATGAGAGTCAGACAATTTCTATAAGCTTTTGCTCTACAAATGCATGTTTTGATTGTGCGTAgcttgggggggggtcattcttTGTATGTTATAAGTGCTCATGTAAAGGTCGTGTTTTCAGACTACTATCATGCTCTATTACATGGTTGCAGTTTAGGTtccattttgaatttttgaaaAAAATTTAGGGAGTCCTGCACCGATGCTTGCAGCTCTGCAGCTAGTTTGCAATGACCTCACTGAGGTAGAAACACTgaataaatgttaaaaaaaaatcacaaccaaATAGAAGCAAAAACATGTTTCAAACAATGGATGTTCTCTTTTTTACTTGGGAGAATGGGCTTTCTAATTTGAACTGGTGGTGAACGTGCAAAGCAcaatacattgcattgcttaagGGCACGAGTAAAAGCccagcagagagaaaaaaaaagttgtgcgTGACAGCCGTGAATCAAAATGTTCCTTTCCCATaatttttccccccttctcttgCTATGTCGACCTTGATCATCAGGCTTGTCATCTTCCATACCATCATAAACCCCAGTATAAAACAGAAACTATACCTGATCTGCTGGACTCTCATGACTTCCATTGTACACAGAGGCACTTTCACTGGTCCTGTTGGTGAGAGGGGTAAAGGCACTAGCAACTAATGTCAAAACAATTATTTGCGGTATGGATAGTATTTTGGCGTtaggcttttttttcccccccggtGGTTCAAAATCAACATATACTCAAATTTGGAGATGGAATGAAGGCATGACACATATTATGTTAACTTTTCTTGTTCAAAGAAGGTCCATGCACTGCGTTATTGAAGTAGTACTGTAATTGGTGCTTATTTATGATTATATGCATTTTTGATACTATTTCCTCAGCTTCTTTGACTACTTTATAAATTAGAAACTTTgcatcccaccccccaccccctcccccaactTGGGTCTTGGATATTATTTTGTCACTTTTTAGAAACATCCAGGATTTAAACTCCTCAGTTTCCCTGACAGCAGAGCACTGCGAAGTGCCGGAATTGCAACAAGCTGTATACTGATGTCATGCATTAAATATACCGGGATACAAACGTATCTTCGTGAGTAGGCCATAATGCAGGTTACTTTTTCATGCTATGATCACAATTTATGTACTTTTCCCTTAAGATTTTTAACATTCAATTCCTATACTTCTAAATGATTAGCATTTCAAATTAAAACTATCCAGTGCACTCAGTGTAGAAATGAATGAGAAGGGGTGGGGGTGTGATGATTTTGGAGGTATCCAAAAGAACATCTTTACCATTGTATGAGATATGTCTCGTGCATGCCAATATCAAAATGGAAAGTCTTTAAACATGCTCGACTGAAGCtttcgtgtttttttttgtttttgtttttttgttttttttgtttttttgttttgtttttcttttttatcctTGTGCTGTGTTGCATCTAAAGGGCATGGCATTGAATCACTTGGTGATATCATAATTACAGCCTCTGCTGGAAAATAGCAGCGTTGCGGATGTCCATGAAGCGAATAGATCACCATCTCTTTACATCCCAATGGGAGaggtcagtctttttttttcctttaaggtGCTTTTTGCTGAGAATAGTAGATCCTTTGTAGGGGTGTCGCCTATAACCCCTTGGCGCCATCCACTGGTCTGCAGATGCTTGCAAGTCTCTGCAGACTCTAATGATGCATTGTGCAACTTGATGAAATGTAACCGTACTCCATGCATAACGTTTTAATCATCACGCCATCGTCTTATGAGACAATTCAACGTCGAAGGCTCTGCGTCCTCCAGGGCGCGTGTGCATAATAattgatatttttttctttttcatgatATTGTAGGATCATAAGATTTAATTACCCTAACTACCTGTCATATAGTCTAACAGCTTTATTTTTTCTGTTTCCTTTCTAAATAGCTGAGCATGGTTGTAGGCCTAATGCCACAGAGCGCTTTGGGAAGGTAAATGAAGCATTCCTAACTGCATGGTCTACTCCACATAATATGACAGTCTCAGAGAGAGCCTGAATTTCCCTATACTGGAGTCTACACATCTGTAAGCAGCTTGCTTTTATTCACACAGTTTTGGTTGGCTATAGTGCAATTGCCAGTTCTGAGGTTTGCCTCTCTAAAATTGTCGATGCTGTTGTTTATGTCTCCATCGATCTCCATGTACTCTGACTTGCTGACAGTGGATGAGCTGCGACGGCTTGAGTTGGTCTCCGATGGGATGTTGGGGTTACTAACATTGAGCAACTGGGCCTGCtcctctccctccgtctccctgTGGTAGAAGTAGTTGAAGTTAGACACAATGACCGGCACGGGGAGTGCAATGGTCAACACTCCAGCTATGGCGCACAGAGAACCAACAATCTTGCCTCCTATGGTGACTGGGACCATGTCTCCATATCCCACTGTAGTCATTGACACCACAGCCCACCAGAAAGCGTCAGGGATGCTGCCGAAATATGAGTCCTTCTCCTCGGCCTCAGCGAAGTACACAGCACTGGAGAAGAGGATGACTCcaatgaagaggaagaagatgagaAGTCCGAGCTCTCGCATGCTGGCTTTCAGGGTCTGCCCCAGAATCTGCAGCCCTTTTGAGTGTCGGGACAGCTTGAAAATCCTGAACACCCTGACCAAACGGATCACCCTGAGTATGGCCAGAGACGTGGCCTGCTCCCCGACCCCCTCCTTGTCTGGGTCTTCAGCCAGCTCGGTGCCCAGCGTGATGAAATAAGGGATGATGGCCACAATGTCGATAGTGTTCATCATGTTCTTGAAGAAGGCCGGTTTGCTGGGGCATGCCAAAAAGCGCACGATCAGCTCAAAGGAGAACCAGATGATGCACAGCGTCTCGATGATGAAGAAGGGGTCTGTGAGGATATTTGGCTTGTAATAAAAAGTAGTGTTCCCTACCGTCTCCATCCGGCCATGTGggtcctccttcagctctggtagAGTCTCTAAACAGAAGATGACTATGGAAATCAGAATCACCATTACAGACACAATGGCGATCCCTCTGGCTGGACCAGAGCTCTCCGGGTGCTCAAAGAGGAGCCAGATCTGCCGTTGGAACTCCCTCTCGGGCAAAGGTCGCTCCTCCTCTCGAATGAAGCCCTCATCCTCCCGGAACTTCTCCATCGCGTCCACCCCCAGTTCGTAAAACTTAATCTCCTCAGAGAACATATCCAAGGGAACGTTCACAGGTCGTCTCAGCCGGCCGCCGGACTGGTAGTAGTACAGGATGGCGTCAAAGCTGGGGCGGTTGCGGTCGAAGAAATACTCATTTCTCAACGGGTCAAAGTAGCGCATCCTCTTTTTGGGGTTGCCCAGCAAAGTCTCTGGGAACTGGGAGAGTGTCTTCAGCTGGGTCTCGAACCGGAGCCCGGCGATGTTGATGACCACCCGTTCGCAGCATTCGTGGTCATCGTGGTCTGGGGGGTAGGTGTCCTGCGGGTGCCCTGGCACCGCCGAGGTCTCATCCATGTTATCTCCAGCTACGACCGTCATTTTTTTTGATCTATCTGTCTAACtatctatttgtttatttatttattcactgtTTTTTTCCCAGCTGAGTTGGAATAGGGGAATGCCGATCAGTCTGATGGAGCCGGCATTAAAGCCTTTCttgttagtttgtttgttttgttgtttttggatCAAATTTCCACTTCAgctcccccaacccccccctaTTTTGCTGAAGTCCCCAGATATAGGGGGGCTGCTGGCTCTGCCTCAGTGCGGCTCCACTGCGGTTCTCTCTGATTCGACCATTGCTGttctccgctgcatctgctgtacTGCTGCTGCCTCTGTCACCcagtcagaaagagagagagggagagagaggagaaaagaagaaggagaagaagaagaagaagaagaagaatggatCGACCAGTCGAGATATTTGCTTAGCTCAGCaatttgttccatttatttatttatttatttatttctgggcACACTTCCCATCATAAGCCCGCCGTGAGCTAAACTGAATTATCATGGCACCGGAAAACCTGTGCAACTATTGAAACAAACACCCCCGACCTCCTGCAAGACACACCGATAGACTATAATACTGCACCATTTAAGTTGGGATGTGACGCATAAGGTTTCATAGTGATACTATCATAGCTGCTTATGCATCCACACGGATATAGCCTATCCTCTGCAGGCCAGCCTTATAGGTAT
The window above is part of the Lampris incognitus isolate fLamInc1 chromosome 6, fLamInc1.hap2, whole genome shotgun sequence genome. Proteins encoded here:
- the kcna1a gene encoding potassium voltage-gated channel subfamily A member 1 — translated: MTVVAGDNMDETSAVPGHPQDTYPPDHDDHECCERVVINIAGLRFETQLKTLSQFPETLLGNPKKRMRYFDPLRNEYFFDRNRPSFDAILYYYQSGGRLRRPVNVPLDMFSEEIKFYELGVDAMEKFREDEGFIREEERPLPEREFQRQIWLLFEHPESSGPARGIAIVSVMVILISIVIFCLETLPELKEDPHGRMETVGNTTFYYKPNILTDPFFIIETLCIIWFSFELIVRFLACPSKPAFFKNMMNTIDIVAIIPYFITLGTELAEDPDKEGVGEQATSLAILRVIRLVRVFRIFKLSRHSKGLQILGQTLKASMRELGLLIFFLFIGVILFSSAVYFAEAEEKDSYFGSIPDAFWWAVVSMTTVGYGDMVPVTIGGKIVGSLCAIAGVLTIALPVPVIVSNFNYFYHRETEGEEQAQLLNVSNPNIPSETNSSRRSSSTVSKSEYMEIDGDINNSIDNFREANLRTGNCTIANQNCVNKSKLLTDV